The window aggtcagcctggacaaccgAGTTAATAccgtttttcacattttttaaataaataaataaaaagagttgggatgcagctcagtagtagagtacccctgggtttaatctctagtatctcaaaaaacaaagatCATCAAAACTAGAGTCACAGAGTAATGAGAAATTCATTAATAATACTGCTTACATCAAGAAGCTATATAGAGGTTACTGAGATATACTAATTCACTTAACAAATATTGAGTGAATAGATTAGCAGTTAGTACACAGAGGTATGTGCCAGGAACTTTCACTGGAGATAATggcagtaaacaaacaaaaaaaagaaagtctctcATGAAACATACTTCTTAGAAAgggacaaataataaatatacatactGGCTGTTATGtaacatgaagaaaaacaaagcaagaaaagggCTTAGGAAATAGGTGGCAGTGATAATTATTAAAAAACGAGTTAGAGCTGGGTGTGCTAATGCATGTCCATGTCTacaatcccaactactcaggattaggtaggaagatcacaacttcaagaatctctgggcaacttagtgagactctttctcaaaaagggctgggaataaaGCTCAGTGGAACAGCGCTTGTCTattatgcacaaggccctggggtttaATACTCAGTagctccccctcaaaaaaaatagtGGGGTCAGGAAGGACTTTAATAGAAAAGTCATGACAGAAACgatggtacactcctgtaatcccagcagctcaggaggctgaagcaggaggatcaagagtcaAAACCAGCCTCCGCAACAGTAGGCGCTATGCCAggccatgagaccctgtctctaaataaaatacaaaatagagctggggatgtggttcagaggttgagtgcccctgagttcaatctctggtacccccgctatcccccctcaaaaaatagaaaagtcatgTGGGTATCTCCAATAAAAATGTTACAAGCAGAGGGAACAGGAAATTCAAAAATTCTGCCACCAAGTAGAGACCTGGCACATTCAAGCATCCCTATGAATCCAAGTGCCtggaacagtgaaagaaaaatgcGTAACAGATGGAGttaaccaggtgtggtggcacacacctgcaatccttgggaggctgaggcaggaggatagcaagttcaaagacagcttcagcaaaagcacagtgctaagcaactcagtgagaatctgtctctaaataaaatggaaaaaagggctggggacgtggctcagtgtggagtgcccctgagttcaataccccatatcaaaaaaaaaaaaaaagagagatggagtCAGAGAAGACATGGATCACATAAGGCCTTGCAGGCCACTGGAAAGTAAGTGGGTCTTTTTCTAAATTAGATGGAAAGCCGCTGAATTTTGGTAAGAATGACATAATCAggtactatttattttaaaagaaacccaCAGCACAGTTACTAGCACTGAATAGTTTTCAGCTCTCATAACAAAATTACCTGAAAATGTGTTAACATCTGTGGACTTCATATGGCTAATTAAATAGTTCATTGAAACAAACATGAGAACAGGGTACCAGAAAATGAAGCATGGCAAAGAAGGGATTAATAACAAACCCAGTCCCCTTCAGCAGAAAAATGGCCGAGAATCTTTTATTAAGGAATTGCCTCAGTCTGTCTTAAATCAAGTAATAACTTGcatttaacaaataatattttatataaaaacaaacaaaaaatgcataGAAGTATCTAAGGCCAAAGGAATAAATTACTCTTAATGTAAATAAATTAGTCCACTGCCCTTGCAATTAATTACTTAAACcctaatgttttatatttatataaaaaatataaatttttaatttttatatatatacggtttttttaagttgttttttttttttaaagagagagtaagagaggggagagagagagagagagagagagagagagagagagagagagaatttttaatatttattttttagttctcggcggacacaacatctttgttggtatgtggtgctgaggatcgaacccgggccgcacgcatgccaggcgagcgcgctaccgcttgagccacatccccagcccctttttaagttgttaatgggcctttattttatttatttatttacttacttatttatatgtggtgccaagaattgaacgcagtacctcacacataccaggcttATTCTAATGTTTTAACTGTTTTACTTCTTATCTTCAAAACTAGTCCCCCTCTATTAGTTTAAGAGATAAAGTCATCATTTTCACAATAGGATACAACCTCTGAACATAATAAAGTCTAAGTATATATGTCACAAGCTGTGGACTTAACCCTGAAATAATAATCTACTAATTTCAACAAAACTAATCCATTACATTTATGTAGGCTTTTTCGGTTTATACAACACTTTCAAATGCATTATCTTtctagacctcacaattcctgatGAAGAAGTTGATATCAGGTAAGGAATTCTGCACGCTGTGCTGGTCACATCCTGCAGCACGGCGGTGAGGTGATTCCGTCCCCCAGGGGGCCCTAAAGTCTGAAGCGGGGAATAATGGCCGCGGGCGAAGCTGCCCCAGAAGTAACCGCCATTTCCCCCAGCAAGCGGGCCCGGCCTGCAGAGGATGGCGGCTTGCGGCTCCGCTTTGTTCGACTATCGGAGCACGCCACGGCCCCGACCCGGGGGTCCGCGCGGGCCGCAGGCTATGACCTGTACAGTGCCTATGATTATATAGTACCACCTATGGAGAAAGCCCTTGTGAAAACAGACATTCAGATAGCTCTTCCTTCTGGGTGCTATGGAAGAATAGCTCCACGTTCTGGCCTGGCTGCAAAATACTTCATAGATGTAGGAGCTGGTGTCATAGATGAAGATTATAGAGGAAATATTGGTgttgtgttatttaattttggCAAAGAGAAGTTTGAAGTAAAAAAAGGTGATCGAATAGCACAGCTCATTTGTGAACGGATTTTTTATCCAGATATAGAAGAAGTTCAAGTGTTGAATGACACTGAAAGGGATTCAGGAGGTTTTGGTTCTActggaaagaattaaaatataggtcaaatatagaaaaatgttactttctcttaaaaataaaactttctgctTAAAGTGTTAGTATTTTGCACGACTGAAAAGCTAGCTTTAGCTtctgaaagtttattttcttacaataaaGGAAAGAGTTTCTTTGTTAGTATCACATAgaaactttcttgtatttttttcagtttatggtTGTATGTAAATCTGTGGTAATCtaatgcaaaatttttaaaatcaaatgtacattaatttcaaattttaaaaaatgttcaataaatgattcctttcaaattataaaaaaaaaaaaaagaagttgatatCAGGa is drawn from Urocitellus parryii isolate mUroPar1 chromosome 4, mUroPar1.hap1, whole genome shotgun sequence and contains these coding sequences:
- the LOC113185397 gene encoding deoxyuridine 5'-triphosphate nucleotidohydrolase, mitochondrial, encoding MAAGEAAPEVTAISPSKRARPAEDGGLRLRFVRLSEHATAPTRGSARAAGYDLYSAYDYIVPPMEKALVKTDIQIALPSGCYGRIAPRSGLAAKYFIDVGAGVIDEDYRGNIGVVLFNFGKEKFEVKKGDRIAQLICERIFYPDIEEVQVLNDTERDSGGFGSTGKN